The Gadus macrocephalus chromosome 20, ASM3116895v1 genome includes a region encoding these proteins:
- the cryl1 gene encoding lambda-crystallin homolog isoform X2, with protein sequence MSSSGKTITVIGSGLIGRSWAMVFASGGYRVRIYDNQPGLAAKAVTEIRKQLGELEEASMLRGELSSSDQLALLSSHDDLKQALEGAFFVQESVFEDLAAKQSVFQAVECLVGSEVILSSSTSCLLPSNVFSAVQMPNRCIVSHPVNPPYYVKLVELVPHPATLGAVMDATHTLMTQVGQCPVRLNKEIDGFALNRVQYAIIAESWRLVEVRHTHKQTNKQTNKQTNKHTHTRMIRVKGEGMMVRCNWNVTRYETPCALSHTHRMHTK encoded by the exons ATGAGCTCTAGCGGGAAAACCATTACGGTCATTGGAAG tggtctGATTGGCCGGTCTTGGGCGATGGTGTTCGCCAGCGGAGGCTACAGAGTCCGCATCTATGACAACCAGCCAGGCTTGGCTGCCAAGGCCGTCACAGAGATCAG GAAGCAGCTGGGGGAGCTAGAGGAAGCCAGCATGTTGAGAGGCGAGCTGAGCTCCTCTGATCAACTGGCTCTGCTGAGCAGCCACGATGACCTGAAGCAGGCACTAGAGGGCGCCTTCTTCGTCCAG GAGAGTGTATTCGAGGACCTGGCCGCCAAGCAGAGTGTGTTCCAGGCGGTGGAGTGCCTCGTGGGGTCGGAGGTCATCCTGAGCAGCTCCACTTCCTgcctgttgccaagcaacgtcTTCTCAGCAGTCCAGATGCCGAACCGCTGCATCGTATCACACCCG GTAAATCCTCCCTACTACGTCAAACTGGTGGAGTTGGTGCCCCACCCTGCCACACTGGGGGCCGTGATGGAcgccacacacaccctcatgactcag gttggcCAGTGTCCGGTGCGTCTCAACAAGGAGATCGACGGCTTCGCCCTCAACAGAGTCCAATATGCCATCATCGCAGAGTCCTGGAGGCTCGTggaggtgagacacacacacaaacaaacaaacaaacaaacaaacaaacaaacaaacaaacacacacacac gaggatgattagggtaAAGGGGGAGGGGATGATGGTAAGGTGTAACTGGAATGTAACTCGATATGAAACGCCAtgtgctctctcacacacacacagaatgcatACCAAATGA